From a region of the Lactuca sativa cultivar Salinas chromosome 4, Lsat_Salinas_v11, whole genome shotgun sequence genome:
- the LOC111883095 gene encoding uncharacterized protein LOC111883095 isoform X2, which yields MSATRSISTGIRDCPRLIRFTLKAPTNVEVEFANGSHYNLPAEFLRVFSPAVDSKIRSIGGEKVIYGRRYVGLMSAEPVGNYGVRLLFDDLHKTGIYTWDYFYHLGSNKFTLMRSYINTLRKYGLTRDPRAKK from the exons ATGTCTGCTACAAGGAGCATAAGCACGGGTATCAGAGACTGTCCTCGGCTGATCAGATTCACTTTGAAAGCTCCAACGAAT GTTGAGGTGGAATTTGCAAACGGTAGTCACTACAACTTGCCGGCTGAATTCTTGAGGGTGTTCAGCCCCGCTGTTGATAGTAAGATCAGATCAATTGGTGGCGAGAAG GTGATTTATGGACGCCGTTATGTAGGGCTCATGTCTGCAGAACCGGTTGGAAACTATGGTGTGAG GTTACTTTTTGATGACTTGCATAAAACTGGGATATATACATGGGACTATTTCTATCATCTTGGAAGCAACAAATTCACCCTCATGAGAAGCTACATCAATACGTTGAGGAAATATGGGCTTACCCGTGACCCTCGTGCAAAAAAAtaa
- the LOC111883050 gene encoding zinc finger CCCH domain-containing protein 43 → MDEGIKEKFFSDLRCLFDQKPEVDSLIQGFENVGLKGKQIDTSSEDMEDLSSDGDFSISNRDMQHPIRPDAENCSFFVRTGTCRFGRMCRFNHPVSTKIYVDRGKSNIFGAGSSSKSLSRIPCKFYQIGHCKYGESCRFNHSKSEPENSLPRLNVLGFPERLGCENCSFYMRTGVCGYGASCKFHHPPPIFFTVESMDSQNEASEINEGDAGHVVPHFSQSTNSHVRVLKFGSFPSVTSGNLEKNQHPVTDGSSTSESPSGGKTK, encoded by the exons ATGGACGAGGGCATCAAAGAGAAGTTCTTTTCGGATTTGAGATGCCTCTTTGATCAGAAACCGGAGGTTGATAGTCTTATTCAGGGTTTCGAAAATGTAGGGCTCAAAGGGAAACAAATCGATACTTCTTCAGAAGACATGGAGGATTTGAGCTCTGATGGTGATTTTAGTATCAGCAATCGTGACATGCAACATCCGATCCGACCCGATGCCGAAAACTGCTCGTTTTTCGTTCGAACTGGGACATGCAGGTTCGGGCGGATGTGCAGGTTCAATCACCCTGTTTCGACGAAAATCTAT GTTGATCGGGGAAAAAGCAACATATTTGGTGCTGGAAGTTCATCTAAAAGTTTGAGTCGGATTCCATGCAAG TTTTACCAAATTGGTCATTGCAAATATGGAGAATCTTGCAGATTCAATCACTCCAAATCTGAGCCTGAAAACTCTCTCCCGCGCCTTAACGTGCTTGGTTTTCCAGAAAGATTG GGCTGTGAAAACTGTTCATTCTACATGCGTACTGGTGTCTGTGGTTATGGTGCATCCTGTAAATTTCACCACCCTCCACCTATCTTCTTTACTGTTGAATCCATGGATAGCCAGAATGAAGCTTCAGAAATCAATGAAGGTGATGCAGGACATGTGGTTCCTCATTTCTCACAATCAACTAATTCACATGTGCGTGTGCTAAAATTCGGCAGTTTCCCAAGTGTAACCAGTGGGAATCTG GAAAAGAATCAGCACCCAGTGACAGATGGATCATCCACCTCAGAATCTCCTTCTGGTGGCAAGACCAAGTAG
- the LOC111883095 gene encoding uncharacterized protein LOC111883095 isoform X1 → MSSLLSLCIQSKSREINRSISTGIRDCPRLIRFTLKAPTNVEVEFANGSHYNLPAEFLRVFSPAVDSKIRSIGGEKVIYGRRYVGLMSAEPVGNYGVRLLFDDLHKTGIYTWDYFYHLGSNKFTLMRSYINTLRKYGLTRDPRAKK, encoded by the exons ATGTCGTCTCTCTTATCTCTCTGCATCCAATCTAAATCAA GGGAGATCAACAG GAGCATAAGCACGGGTATCAGAGACTGTCCTCGGCTGATCAGATTCACTTTGAAAGCTCCAACGAAT GTTGAGGTGGAATTTGCAAACGGTAGTCACTACAACTTGCCGGCTGAATTCTTGAGGGTGTTCAGCCCCGCTGTTGATAGTAAGATCAGATCAATTGGTGGCGAGAAG GTGATTTATGGACGCCGTTATGTAGGGCTCATGTCTGCAGAACCGGTTGGAAACTATGGTGTGAG GTTACTTTTTGATGACTTGCATAAAACTGGGATATATACATGGGACTATTTCTATCATCTTGGAAGCAACAAATTCACCCTCATGAGAAGCTACATCAATACGTTGAGGAAATATGGGCTTACCCGTGACCCTCGTGCAAAAAAAtaa